In the genome of Candidatus Chlamydia corallus, the window TATTCATGTGGCTTTATATCATCAACAAGGTGCTTCTTCTAATCATACGAATGCTGGAAAAGTTTTTCTTCCTACGAATCACGAAGGTTTACCTGTTTTAGTTGTTGAGTTTCGCAACAATAAAGAGCCTTTAGTATTTTTAGGGGAGTATGCACAAGGAAGAATTTCCAATAAAGATAGTACTATTTTTGGTACAGCACTTGTTTTTTGGAGATCAGGAAATGACTATCTTCCTTTAGGTCTTTATGATTCTCGAGAAGAAAAGCTAATCTCTTTAGACCTTCCTATTACACGAGCTGTAATTTTTGGTGATGACCAAGACACGGTGCAGTCATTGGATGCTGGAAACCACTATGTTTTGTTTAATGACTACATGCAGATTGTCGTTTCTCAAGAAAGTGGTTCTATAGAGGGTATTAATTTACCTTTTGCTTCAACAAATGATAAGAGTATCGTGAATGAAATTGGTTTCGATCGGGATTTAGCTTTAGGGAAATCTCCAGAAGCTCTCTTCCCAGGAGTGTCTTCAAAACTTCCTGATGGCCAGCAGTCCAAGAACTCGATTGGGGGTTACTATCCTTTACTGCGTAGGGGATTATTGAGTGACTCTAAGAAATTAATTCCTTCAGAATATCATGCATTGAATGTCGTTTCAGGAAGAGAACTGGCAACGCCTTTGACTTTAAGGTACCGAGTTCTTTCCTATACTTCTAACTTAATTCATTTAGAAAGCTTAGATGGTTCGGTTCAAAAGGTTTACAAACTTCCAGAGAATCCTGAAGAAAAGCCTTATGTTTTTGAAACTGCAATTACCTTAACAAAAGAAGCTGAAGATGTATGGATAACCTCAGGAGTTCCTGAAGTGGAAATCATGTCAAATGCTTCAGTTCCAGCGATTAAATACAGGGTTGTTAAGAAAAATAAGGGGACCTTAGATAAAGTCAAACTCCCTAAAGTAAAAGAGCCTTTAGCTTTACGTCGCGGTATTTATCCCCAATGGATTTTAAATTCGAATGGATATTTCGGTATTATTTTAACTCCGTTATCAGAGATTTCTTCTGGCTACGGATCTCTCTATATTTCAGGCTCTTCGGTGCCTACAAGGTTATCTGCTATTTCTCCTAAAAATCAAGCATATCCAGCATCAAAATATCCTGGATATGAGACTTTACTTCCATTACCAAAAGATGCAGGGACGTATCGATTTTTAGTGTATGCAGGTCCTTTAGCAGAGCCCACACTTAAAGTGTTAGATAAGACGATAACTCAAGAGAAAGGAGAAAATCCTGAGTATCTTGATAGCATTTCTTTTCGAGGGGTTTTTGCATTTATTACAGCTCCTTTTGCAGCACTACTATTTATTATCATGAAGTTCTTCAAATTGATTTCTGGTTCTTGGGGAATTTCTATTATTTTACTTACTGTATTTTTGAAATTGCTACTTTATCCTTTAAATGCATGGTCCATACGATCTATGAGACGTATGCAAATGTTATCTCCTTATATTCAGCAAATTCAACAAAAGTATAAGAATGAACCTAAGCGAGCTCAGATGGAAATCATGGGCTTGTATAAGACAAATAAAGTAAACCCTATAACGGGTTGTTTGCCCTTATTGATACAACTTCCTTTCTTAATTGCTATGTTTGATTTATTAAAGTCATCTTTCTTATTAAGAGGGGCTTCATTTATTCCTGGGTGGATTGACAACTTAACAGCTCCCGATGTGTTATTTTCTTGGCAGAAATCGATATGGTTTATTGGAAACCAATTCCATCTACTTCCTATTCTATTGGGGATAGTTATGTTCTTGCAACAGAAGGTCACCAGTCTTCATAAAAAGGGGCCTGTTACGGATCAGCAGCGACAGCAGCAAGCTATGGGGAACATGATGGCGATTTTGTTTACTGCTATGTTTTATAATTTCCCTTCAGGATTGAACCTCTATTGGCTTTCATCTATGCTTCTAGGAGTCGTTCAGCAGTGGGTGACTAATAAGATATTAGATGGCAAACATCTTAAAAATGAAGTAGTTTTAAATAATAAAAAACATAGATAATACTGAAAAAAAAGTCGGATTGTCTTAATAGAGACTTATTGAAACAAGCGATTTATATGAGCTCATAGTTTATGCGAGCATGGGAAGAATTTCTTTTGCTACAAGAAAAAGAAATTGGCACAAATACTGTAGACAAGTGGTTGCGATCATTAAAGGTCTTATGTTTTGATGCTTGTAATTTGTATCTTGAAGCTCAAGATTCTTTTCAAATTACCTGGTTTGAAGAGCATATAAGGCATAAGGTTAAATCTGGTCTTATAAATAACAATAGTAAGCCTATCCGTGTTCACGTTACTTCTCTAGACAAAGTAGCTCCTTTTTATAAGGAGAAACAGATGCAGCAAGAGAAAACCGCATACTTTACCATGCATTATGGAAGTATCAACCCTGAGATGACCTTCTCTAATTTCTTAGTTACCCCC includes:
- the yidC gene encoding membrane protein insertase YidC, whose protein sequence is MNKRTLLFVSLVGVAFVGCQIFFGYNEFRSCKNLAEKQQRISEQTLAAVESVGLSVASWDTNLNGEEQKNNYAVRIGDRLFLLHNGEAAESVYSSGESWNFVDHTRGFNNIHVALYHQQGASSNHTNAGKVFLPTNHEGLPVLVVEFRNNKEPLVFLGEYAQGRISNKDSTIFGTALVFWRSGNDYLPLGLYDSREEKLISLDLPITRAVIFGDDQDTVQSLDAGNHYVLFNDYMQIVVSQESGSIEGINLPFASTNDKSIVNEIGFDRDLALGKSPEALFPGVSSKLPDGQQSKNSIGGYYPLLRRGLLSDSKKLIPSEYHALNVVSGRELATPLTLRYRVLSYTSNLIHLESLDGSVQKVYKLPENPEEKPYVFETAITLTKEAEDVWITSGVPEVEIMSNASVPAIKYRVVKKNKGTLDKVKLPKVKEPLALRRGIYPQWILNSNGYFGIILTPLSEISSGYGSLYISGSSVPTRLSAISPKNQAYPASKYPGYETLLPLPKDAGTYRFLVYAGPLAEPTLKVLDKTITQEKGENPEYLDSISFRGVFAFITAPFAALLFIIMKFFKLISGSWGISIILLTVFLKLLLYPLNAWSIRSMRRMQMLSPYIQQIQQKYKNEPKRAQMEIMGLYKTNKVNPITGCLPLLIQLPFLIAMFDLLKSSFLLRGASFIPGWIDNLTAPDVLFSWQKSIWFIGNQFHLLPILLGIVMFLQQKVTSLHKKGPVTDQQRQQQAMGNMMAILFTAMFYNFPSGLNLYWLSSMLLGVVQQWVTNKILDGKHLKNEVVLNNKKHR